One Streptomyces sp. L2 genomic window carries:
- a CDS encoding Asp23/Gls24 family envelope stress response protein: MSDMTTNPDGGGEAGVSTRKAPRRGGGDPGLRGRTTIADGVVEKIAGLAARDVVGVHALGSGLARTFGAVRDRVPGGSKSVTRGVKAEVGEVQTALDLEIVVDYGVSIADVARAVRENVIAAVERMTGLEVVEVNIAVSDVKLPDEEDEEPEPPRIQ; the protein is encoded by the coding sequence ATGAGTGACATGACGACGAACCCGGACGGTGGCGGCGAAGCCGGGGTGTCCACCCGCAAGGCGCCACGGCGCGGCGGCGGCGACCCCGGGCTCCGGGGGCGTACCACCATCGCCGACGGCGTCGTGGAGAAGATCGCCGGCCTGGCCGCCCGGGATGTCGTCGGCGTCCATGCCCTGGGCAGCGGACTGGCGCGGACCTTCGGGGCCGTACGGGACCGGGTGCCGGGCGGGTCGAAGTCGGTGACCCGGGGTGTGAAGGCCGAGGTCGGCGAGGTGCAGACCGCGCTCGACCTGGAGATCGTCGTGGACTACGGCGTGTCGATCGCCGACGTCGCCCGCGCCGTCCGGGAGAACGTGATCGCCGCCGTGGAGCGGATGACCGGACTTGAGGTCGTCGAGGTCAACATCGCGGTGAGCGACGTCAAACTCCCGGACGAAGAGGACGAGGAACCGGAGCCGCCCCGCATCCAGTGA
- a CDS encoding helix-turn-helix domain-containing protein, producing the protein MAETLKKGSRVTGAARDKLAADLKKKYDSGASIRALAEETGRSYGFVHRMLSESGVTLRGRGGATRGKKAATS; encoded by the coding sequence GTGGCCGAGACTCTGAAGAAGGGCAGCCGGGTGACCGGCGCCGCGCGCGACAAGCTCGCGGCAGACCTGAAGAAGAAGTACGACTCCGGTGCGAGCATCCGGGCGCTGGCCGAAGAGACCGGCCGCTCGTATGGCTTCGTACACCGGATGCTCAGCGAGTCGGGCGTCACGCTCCGTGGGCGTGGCGGAGCGACCCGGGGCAAGAAGGCCGCTACGTCCTGA
- a CDS encoding SigE family RNA polymerase sigma factor, translated as MRPGAGTPAPASLAPAAADPADVEREAGVARLFERHYTSMLRLAVLLGADDPENVVAEAYYQIYRKWRRLRDTEAAEAYLRSTVCNLTRMRIRHLQVARRHEEQPVPEPVASAESTALLHDDQRVLIGALQQLPARQREALVLRHWLGLKESEIAAAMGISCGSVKTHTSRGIAALTQAMEARR; from the coding sequence CTGAGACCCGGCGCCGGCACGCCCGCGCCGGCATCCCTGGCCCCCGCGGCCGCCGACCCGGCCGACGTGGAGCGCGAGGCCGGGGTCGCCCGGCTGTTCGAGCGGCACTACACCTCGATGCTGCGGCTCGCCGTGCTGCTCGGCGCCGACGACCCGGAGAACGTGGTCGCCGAGGCGTACTACCAGATCTACCGCAAGTGGCGGCGCCTCAGGGACACCGAGGCCGCCGAGGCCTATCTGCGCTCCACCGTCTGCAATCTGACCCGGATGCGGATACGCCACCTCCAGGTGGCCCGCCGGCACGAGGAGCAGCCGGTGCCCGAGCCGGTGGCCTCCGCCGAGAGCACCGCGCTGCTCCACGACGACCAGCGCGTACTGATCGGCGCGCTGCAGCAGCTGCCCGCCCGGCAGCGCGAGGCGCTGGTGCTGCGGCACTGGCTCGGCCTGAAGGAGAGCGAGATCGCCGCGGCGATGGGCATCTCCTGCGGCTCGGTCAAGACCCACACCTCACGCGGCATCGCCGCCCTGACCCAGGCGATGGAGGCCCGGCGATGA
- a CDS encoding TetR/AcrR family transcriptional regulator, protein MARGALSREEVLAAAAELVKRQGPGALTMRGLAAGLGTAVTSIYWHVGGREALLDALVERTVADLGEIRPRGRTPEQRVVSVARALRRQLRDHPHLVALVHERGLTDRMFLPAQQALVREAHAAGLRGGRAAEFVRAVQFQVVGHVLVERNRERAPAQHPGGEELWRAEAAGDDPALARALSRPPAADRLFMTSVRALVRGLLAGDGG, encoded by the coding sequence ATGGCGAGAGGCGCGCTGTCCCGCGAGGAGGTGCTGGCGGCCGCCGCGGAGCTGGTGAAGCGGCAGGGTCCGGGCGCCCTCACCATGCGCGGGCTGGCCGCCGGGCTGGGCACCGCCGTCACGTCGATCTACTGGCACGTCGGGGGCCGCGAGGCGCTGCTCGACGCCCTGGTGGAGCGCACGGTGGCCGACCTCGGTGAAATCCGTCCGCGCGGGCGTACGCCGGAGCAGCGGGTCGTCTCCGTCGCGCGGGCGCTGCGCCGGCAGTTGCGCGACCACCCGCACCTGGTGGCGCTGGTGCACGAACGCGGGCTGACCGACCGCATGTTCCTGCCGGCCCAGCAGGCCCTGGTGCGCGAGGCGCACGCGGCGGGGCTGCGCGGCGGGCGGGCGGCCGAGTTCGTGCGGGCCGTGCAGTTCCAGGTCGTCGGCCATGTGCTGGTCGAGCGGAACCGGGAGCGCGCCCCGGCGCAGCATCCCGGCGGCGAGGAGCTGTGGCGTGCCGAGGCAGCCGGGGACGACCCGGCCCTGGCCCGTGCACTGTCCCGCCCGCCGGCGGCGGACCGGCTGTTCATGACGTCGGTACGGGCCCTGGTGCGGGGGCTGCTCGCGGGGGACGGAGGCTGA
- a CDS encoding DEDDh family exonuclease — protein sequence MLDDRATAVSSPTQWPAAYPQGYAVVDVETTGLARDDRIISAAVYRLDARGEVEDHWYTLVNPERDPGPVWIHGLTSEALEGAPLFPDIAEEFSARLDGRVLVAHNAVFDWQMIAREYARAKRQAPVRQRLCTIALSKELGLPLPNHKLESLAAYFGVVQQRAHHALDDARVLAEAFRPSLRSAAASGVRLPLLECRPLTEWSDTPRIGHQASGGYGGYRPGSWRPSRKRPACPHPNPGRYEEGKRLKQGMRVAFSGDTSVDRELLEDRAVEAGLHVATSLSRLTSLLVTNDPGAGTSKTVKARQYGTPIVDEAAFGQLLRDVEPADG from the coding sequence ATGCTCGACGACCGTGCGACCGCAGTGTCCTCCCCCACCCAGTGGCCGGCCGCGTATCCCCAGGGATACGCGGTCGTTGACGTGGAGACCACCGGCCTGGCCCGGGACGACCGGATCATCTCGGCGGCCGTCTACCGGCTGGACGCGCGCGGCGAGGTGGAGGACCACTGGTACACGCTGGTCAACCCGGAGCGCGATCCGGGACCCGTGTGGATACACGGTCTGACGAGTGAGGCGCTCGAAGGGGCGCCGCTGTTCCCGGACATCGCCGAGGAGTTCTCCGCCCGGCTCGACGGCCGGGTCCTCGTCGCGCACAACGCGGTCTTCGACTGGCAGATGATCGCGCGGGAGTACGCGCGCGCGAAGCGCCAGGCGCCGGTGCGGCAGCGGCTGTGCACCATCGCGCTCTCCAAGGAGCTGGGGCTGCCGCTGCCCAACCACAAGCTGGAGTCGCTGGCGGCGTACTTCGGGGTCGTCCAGCAGCGGGCGCACCACGCGCTGGACGACGCGCGGGTGCTCGCGGAGGCGTTCCGGCCCAGCCTGCGCAGCGCGGCGGCGAGCGGCGTACGGCTGCCGCTGCTGGAGTGCCGGCCGCTGACGGAGTGGTCGGACACGCCCCGGATCGGCCACCAGGCGAGCGGGGGCTACGGCGGCTACCGGCCGGGCAGTTGGCGGCCGTCCCGAAAGCGCCCGGCCTGCCCGCACCCCAACCCGGGCCGCTACGAAGAGGGCAAACGACTCAAACAGGGCATGCGGGTGGCATTCTCCGGCGACACCTCCGTCGACCGGGAGCTGCTGGAGGACCGGGCCGTCGAGGCCGGGCTGCACGTGGCGACGAGCCTGTCCCGGCTGACCAGCCTGCTGGTCACCAACGACCCCGGGGCGGGCACCTCGAAGACCGTCAAGGCGCGGCAGTACGGCACCCCGATCGTGGACGAGGCGGCTTTCGGGCAGCTCCTGAGGGACGTCGAGCCCGCCGACGGCTGA
- a CDS encoding SURF1 family protein, with amino-acid sequence MRPTTRRYRRGVHRYRFLLSRQWVILTLVAIALIPTMIRLGFWQGHRYDERTARNNLVSSALHAKPVPVEELSSPGHAVTRTEKYRTVTATGTFDTAHEQVVRRRTNSDDQVGFHVLTPFVLDDGKVLLVNRGWIPANGAQTAFPKIPAPPAGRTTIKGRLMADETTAASGIKNVQGLPDRQIMLINSAEEARRLHARVLGGYVEQIAPEPKGGSPEQISDPGSEDAPLNYAYMLQWWLFAAAVPVGWWFLLRREIRDREEKAAQKTPEDTAETPGPAGPAETDKATV; translated from the coding sequence ATGCGCCCCACGACCCGGAGGTACCGTCGTGGGGTGCACCGTTACCGCTTCCTGCTGAGCCGCCAGTGGGTGATCCTCACCCTCGTCGCGATCGCGCTGATCCCGACGATGATCAGGCTCGGCTTCTGGCAGGGGCACCGGTACGACGAGCGCACCGCACGCAACAACCTGGTCTCCTCGGCGCTGCACGCCAAGCCGGTCCCGGTCGAGGAGCTGTCCTCCCCCGGCCACGCCGTGACCCGCACCGAGAAGTACCGGACGGTCACCGCGACGGGCACCTTCGACACCGCCCACGAACAGGTGGTCCGGCGCCGCACCAACTCCGACGACCAGGTCGGCTTCCACGTCCTGACCCCGTTCGTCCTCGACGACGGCAAGGTGCTGCTGGTCAACCGGGGCTGGATCCCCGCGAACGGCGCGCAGACCGCGTTCCCGAAGATCCCCGCGCCGCCCGCCGGGCGGACCACGATCAAGGGCCGGCTGATGGCGGACGAGACGACCGCGGCGAGCGGCATCAAGAACGTCCAGGGCCTCCCCGACCGGCAGATCATGCTGATCAACAGCGCGGAGGAAGCCCGGCGGCTGCACGCACGCGTGCTGGGCGGCTACGTCGAGCAGATCGCGCCGGAGCCCAAGGGCGGCTCCCCGGAGCAGATCTCCGACCCCGGCAGCGAGGACGCCCCGCTGAACTACGCGTACATGCTCCAGTGGTGGCTGTTCGCCGCGGCGGTACCGGTCGGCTGGTGGTTCCTGCTGCGCCGCGAGATCCGCGACCGCGAGGAGAAGGCGGCCCAGAAGACGCCCGAGGACACGGCGGAGACGCCGGGGCCGGCAGGGCCGGCGGAGACGGACAAGGCCACGGTCTGA
- a CDS encoding sodium:solute symporter yields MADGATAATFLAVIGGASLLAVTARRLRPSDRLPSLEGWALADRSLGTGWIWLLLGGTMFTAYTFTAIPGLAYGNGAPAFFAVPYTVIMCPLAFVLLGRLWTVARRHGYITVADFVRGRYGSPPLALVVALTGILATMPYLALQLLGIRAVLAAGGVYPRGATGDLVMVALFAGLAVATYRHGLRAPTVISALKAVAVFVSLTAVTWLVLERFHGPGGVFDGAARRLGGPALLLTPAQQPAYATLALGSALALLMYPHVLTVGFAADGPRTLRRTTVALPAWIGLLAMFGFLGIAALAAGVRAPKGNAEAAVPMLVDRLMPGPLAGLVFGAITVGALVPAAVMSIAAATSFVRNVYVEYVHPTATPKRQVRIAKTVSLTAKVGAVAFVFGLRDQDAINLQLLGGVWILQIFPAVAVGLYTRWLHPRALLAGWGAGMLAGTFLVVRQGFSPIVPLGSGAPAVYAGLLALALNLLVAVATTPVLARLGVPRGADLTDLPARLTVRRRPETGANNP; encoded by the coding sequence ATGGCCGATGGCGCCACCGCGGCGACCTTCCTCGCCGTGATCGGCGGGGCGTCGCTGCTCGCCGTGACCGCGCGCCGGCTACGCCCCAGCGACCGGCTGCCGTCTTTGGAGGGCTGGGCGCTGGCCGACCGCAGCCTGGGCACGGGCTGGATCTGGCTGCTGCTGGGCGGCACGATGTTCACCGCCTACACCTTCACCGCCATCCCCGGCCTGGCCTACGGCAACGGCGCGCCCGCCTTCTTCGCCGTGCCGTACACGGTGATCATGTGCCCGCTCGCCTTCGTGCTGCTGGGCCGGCTGTGGACGGTGGCCCGCCGGCACGGCTACATCACCGTCGCCGACTTCGTGCGCGGCCGGTACGGCTCCCCGCCCCTCGCCCTGGTCGTCGCGCTGACCGGCATCCTGGCGACGATGCCGTACCTGGCGCTGCAACTGCTCGGCATCCGGGCCGTGCTCGCGGCCGGGGGCGTGTACCCGCGGGGCGCGACCGGGGACCTGGTGATGGTGGCGCTGTTCGCGGGGCTCGCGGTGGCCACGTACCGGCACGGGCTGCGGGCGCCTACCGTCATCTCGGCGCTGAAGGCCGTGGCCGTCTTCGTCTCCCTCACGGCCGTGACCTGGCTGGTCCTGGAGCGCTTCCACGGCCCGGGCGGCGTGTTCGACGGGGCGGCGCGCCGGCTGGGCGGGCCCGCGCTGCTGCTCACCCCCGCACAGCAGCCGGCGTACGCCACGCTCGCGCTCGGCTCCGCGCTCGCCCTGCTGATGTACCCGCACGTGCTGACCGTCGGCTTCGCCGCGGACGGCCCGCGGACCCTGCGCCGGACGACCGTGGCCCTGCCCGCCTGGATCGGGCTGCTCGCGATGTTCGGCTTCCTCGGCATCGCGGCCCTCGCCGCCGGGGTGCGGGCGCCCAAGGGCAACGCGGAGGCGGCCGTACCGATGCTGGTGGACCGGCTGATGCCCGGGCCGCTGGCCGGGCTGGTGTTCGGTGCGATCACGGTCGGCGCGCTGGTGCCGGCCGCGGTGATGTCGATCGCGGCCGCCACCAGCTTCGTCCGCAACGTCTACGTCGAGTACGTGCACCCGACGGCCACGCCCAAACGGCAGGTGCGCATCGCCAAGACGGTGTCGCTGACCGCGAAGGTGGGCGCGGTGGCGTTCGTGTTCGGGCTCCGCGACCAGGACGCGATCAACCTGCAACTGCTCGGCGGGGTGTGGATCCTGCAGATCTTCCCGGCGGTGGCGGTCGGCCTCTACACCCGGTGGCTGCATCCGCGGGCGCTGCTGGCCGGCTGGGGCGCGGGCATGCTGGCCGGCACGTTCCTGGTGGTCCGGCAGGGCTTCTCGCCGATCGTTCCGCTGGGCAGCGGGGCGCCCGCCGTCTACGCGGGTCTCCTCGCCCTGGCGCTCAACCTGCTCGTCGCCGTGGCCACGACCCCGGTTCTGGCCCGGCTGGGCGTCCCGCGCGGCGCCGATCTGACCGACCTGCCCGCGCGCCTGACCGTCCGGCGGCGCCCCGAGACGGGAGCGAACAACCCGTGA
- a CDS encoding glycoside hydrolase family 15 protein, which translates to MNARIEDYALIGDEQTAALVGRDGSIDWLCLPRFDSAACFARILGDENNGHWRIAPKGADTCTRRAYRSDTLVLDTEWETGEGTVRVTDLMPQRERAPDVVRVVEGVSGRVTVVSTLRLRFDYGSVVPWMRRSDGHRVAVAGPDSVWLRSEPAVRTWGEDFGTHSEFTVEPGEQVAFVLTWHPSHEPRPPLIDPYEAVRTSVTDWRRWAARCRYDGPYRDAVVRSLITLKALTYAPTGGIVAAPTTSLPEKPGGVRNWDYRYCWLRDSTLTLNALLAAGYQDEAEAWRDWLLRAVAGDPADLQIMYGVAGERRLPETELPWLTGFAGSTPVRTGNGAVDQLQLDVYGEVMDSLWLARASGLPTKPHMWSLQRALLGFLEKAWRQPDEGLWEVRGGRRHFVHSKVMVWVAADRAVRTLERYPDLRGDLEGWRTLRDEVHREVCEKGYDAARNTFTQYYGSAGLDAALLLIPRVGFLPPDDPRVAGTVDAIRADLGHGGFLRRYDTDPDGPVVDGLPRTGEGAFLACSFWLADALHLTGRTEEARELFDRLAGLVNDVGLLAEEYDPVGGCQVGNFPQAFSHIALVNTSLALFGGGDGKAG; encoded by the coding sequence GTGAACGCGCGTATCGAGGACTACGCCCTCATCGGTGACGAACAGACCGCGGCCCTGGTCGGCAGGGACGGCTCGATCGACTGGCTGTGCCTGCCCCGGTTCGACTCCGCCGCGTGCTTCGCCAGGATCCTGGGCGACGAGAACAACGGCCACTGGCGGATCGCCCCCAAGGGGGCGGACACCTGCACCCGCCGCGCCTACCGGAGCGACACGCTGGTCCTCGACACCGAGTGGGAGACCGGCGAGGGCACGGTGCGCGTCACCGACCTGATGCCCCAGCGGGAGCGGGCCCCCGACGTCGTACGCGTCGTGGAGGGGGTCAGCGGGCGCGTCACCGTCGTCAGCACGCTGCGGCTGCGCTTCGACTACGGCTCGGTCGTCCCCTGGATGCGCCGCTCCGACGGCCACCGGGTCGCCGTCGCCGGACCGGACTCCGTGTGGCTGCGGTCCGAACCGGCCGTGCGCACCTGGGGCGAGGACTTCGGCACGCACTCGGAGTTCACCGTCGAACCCGGCGAACAGGTGGCGTTCGTGCTCACCTGGCATCCCTCGCACGAGCCCCGGCCCCCGCTCATCGACCCGTACGAGGCGGTGCGCACCAGCGTCACGGACTGGCGGCGCTGGGCCGCGCGCTGCCGCTACGACGGGCCGTACCGGGACGCCGTCGTGCGCTCCCTGATCACCCTGAAGGCCCTCACCTACGCCCCGACCGGCGGGATCGTCGCCGCCCCCACCACCTCGCTGCCGGAGAAGCCGGGCGGCGTGCGCAACTGGGACTACCGCTACTGCTGGCTGCGCGACTCCACCCTGACCCTCAACGCCCTGCTGGCCGCCGGCTACCAGGACGAGGCCGAGGCATGGCGCGACTGGCTGCTCCGCGCCGTCGCGGGCGACCCGGCGGACCTGCAGATCATGTACGGCGTGGCGGGCGAACGACGGCTCCCGGAGACCGAGTTGCCCTGGCTGACCGGGTTCGCGGGCTCGACGCCGGTGCGGACCGGCAACGGCGCCGTCGACCAGCTCCAGCTCGACGTGTACGGCGAGGTGATGGACTCCCTGTGGCTGGCCCGCGCCTCCGGACTGCCCACCAAGCCGCACATGTGGTCCCTGCAGCGCGCGCTCCTGGGGTTCCTGGAGAAGGCGTGGCGGCAGCCGGACGAGGGGCTGTGGGAGGTGCGCGGCGGCCGGCGTCACTTCGTGCACTCCAAGGTGATGGTGTGGGTGGCCGCCGACCGCGCCGTACGCACCCTGGAACGCTACCCGGACCTGCGGGGTGACCTGGAGGGCTGGCGCACGCTGCGCGACGAGGTGCACCGCGAGGTGTGCGAGAAGGGCTACGACGCCGCACGCAACACCTTCACCCAGTACTACGGCTCGGCCGGACTGGACGCCGCGCTGCTGCTGATCCCCCGCGTCGGCTTCCTGCCGCCCGACGACCCGCGCGTCGCCGGCACGGTCGACGCGATCCGCGCCGACCTCGGCCACGGCGGCTTCCTGCGCCGCTACGACACGGACCCCGACGGCCCGGTCGTAGACGGCCTGCCGAGGACCGGCGAGGGCGCCTTCCTCGCCTGCTCGTTCTGGCTCGCCGACGCCCTGCACCTGACGGGCCGTACGGAGGAGGCGCGCGAGCTGTTCGACCGGCTCGCCGGGCTCGTCAACGACGTCGGGCTGCTGGCCGAGGAGTACGACCCGGTGGGCGGGTGCCAGGTGGGCAACTTCCCGCAGGCGTTCAGCCACATCGCCCTGGTGAACACCTCGCTCGCCCTGTTCGGCGGCGGGGACGGGAAGGCAGGATAG
- the amaP gene encoding alkaline shock response membrane anchor protein AmaP, translating into MRRGTVNRVLTGITGLLLLVVGGSVLAVGLGASVPSWWPYTGSHDVLLTRAECTRWRDAGWWWPAVLGGLAVLVLLALWWLTALLRRRRQGEITVDTGDGDAARLRTRALESALAAEAGRQDGVAHAEVLLTRGRRGAPAVRAGLRLDPDAAPATALTDFTTGALAHARTSAGLPALPAEVRLSGVRHRPERVS; encoded by the coding sequence GTGCGCAGGGGCACCGTCAACCGTGTGCTGACCGGGATCACGGGCCTGCTGCTCCTCGTGGTGGGCGGGTCCGTGCTGGCCGTCGGCCTGGGCGCGTCCGTGCCGTCCTGGTGGCCGTACACCGGCTCGCACGACGTGCTGCTGACCCGGGCCGAATGCACCCGCTGGCGGGACGCCGGCTGGTGGTGGCCGGCCGTCCTCGGAGGGCTGGCCGTCCTCGTCCTGCTGGCCCTGTGGTGGCTGACCGCGCTGCTGCGCCGGCGCCGGCAGGGCGAGATCACCGTCGACACCGGCGACGGCGACGCCGCCCGGCTGCGGACCAGGGCGCTGGAGTCGGCCCTGGCCGCCGAGGCCGGCCGGCAGGACGGCGTGGCCCACGCCGAGGTCCTGCTGACCCGCGGCCGCCGGGGCGCACCCGCGGTCAGGGCCGGACTCCGGCTGGACCCCGACGCGGCCCCGGCCACCGCGCTGACGGACTTCACGACCGGAGCCCTGGCGCACGCCCGCACGTCGGCGGGCCTGCCCGCCCTCCCGGCGGAGGTGCGCCTCAGCGGTGTCAGACACCGCCCGGAGCGGGTCAGTTGA
- a CDS encoding SDR family oxidoreductase has protein sequence MDLGLKDRVYVVTGATRGLGNAAARELVADGAKVVITGRDEKRVADAAAELGPDAVGVAVDNSDAGAPERLVAAAREHFGGFHGVLISVGGPPPGFVADNTDEQWRDAFESVFLGAVRLARKAADELEAGGVIGFVLSASVHEPIPALTVSNGLRPGLAGFAKSIADELGPRGIRVVGLLPSRIDTDRVRELDGLSADPEATRAANESRIPLRRYGTPEEFGRTAAFLLSPAASYLTGIMLPVDGGMRHGF, from the coding sequence ATGGATCTTGGACTGAAGGACCGGGTGTACGTCGTCACGGGTGCCACCCGGGGGCTGGGCAACGCCGCCGCGCGGGAGCTGGTCGCCGACGGGGCGAAGGTGGTGATCACCGGCCGGGACGAGAAGCGGGTCGCCGACGCCGCCGCCGAACTCGGGCCGGACGCGGTGGGCGTGGCCGTCGACAACTCCGACGCGGGGGCGCCCGAGCGGCTCGTCGCGGCCGCGCGGGAGCACTTCGGCGGCTTCCACGGCGTGCTCATCAGCGTCGGCGGCCCGCCGCCCGGCTTCGTCGCCGACAACACCGACGAGCAGTGGCGCGACGCCTTCGAGTCCGTGTTCCTCGGCGCGGTCCGGCTCGCCCGCAAGGCCGCGGACGAGCTGGAGGCGGGCGGTGTCATCGGGTTCGTGCTGTCCGCGTCGGTGCACGAGCCGATCCCCGCGCTGACCGTGTCCAACGGACTGCGGCCCGGTCTCGCCGGGTTCGCGAAGTCGATCGCCGACGAGCTGGGGCCGCGCGGCATCCGTGTGGTCGGGCTGCTGCCGTCCCGCATCGACACGGACCGCGTGCGCGAGCTGGACGGGCTGTCCGCGGACCCGGAGGCCACCCGGGCCGCCAACGAGTCCCGGATCCCGCTGCGCCGCTACGGCACGCCCGAGGAGTTCGGCCGTACCGCGGCGTTCCTGCTCTCCCCCGCGGCCTCCTACCTGACCGGGATCATGCTGCCCGTGGACGGCGGCATGCGGCACGGGTTCTGA
- a CDS encoding Asp23/Gls24 family envelope stress response protein, giving the protein MSAGTSAARSAADRVAPGERGATRIADRVVAKIAGQAAREALAPLPADATGPYANVVVRHDTARVRVHLELGYPCDIGACCAAVRRRVVERVRELVRMDVPEVAVQVERLHLVPAPDADRGRAR; this is encoded by the coding sequence GTGAGCGCCGGGACGTCCGCGGCACGCAGCGCCGCGGACCGTGTGGCACCGGGAGAGCGCGGCGCGACCCGGATCGCCGACCGGGTCGTGGCCAAGATCGCCGGCCAGGCCGCCCGTGAGGCGCTGGCACCGCTCCCGGCGGACGCCACCGGGCCGTACGCCAACGTCGTCGTCCGCCACGACACCGCGCGCGTCCGGGTCCACCTCGAACTCGGCTATCCCTGTGACATCGGTGCCTGCTGCGCCGCCGTGCGCCGCCGGGTCGTCGAACGGGTGCGGGAGCTGGTGCGGATGGACGTGCCGGAGGTGGCCGTCCAGGTGGAGCGGCTGCACCTGGTGCCCGCGCCGGACGCGGACCGGGGGAGGGCGCGATGA
- a CDS encoding enoyl-CoA hydratase/isomerase family protein gives MASPDQDLAPVLDKDGVRLTVDDALATVTLTNPAKRNAQSPALWRALAEAGRLLPGTVRVVVLRGEGRSFSAGLDRQMFTPEGIEGEPSFIDLARRDDAGLDATIAEFQEAFTWWRRNDIVSIAAVQGHAIGAGFQLALACDLRVVADDVQFAMRETSLGLVPDLTGTHPLVGLVGYARALEICVTGRFVQAEEAVASGLANLAVPAGELEGAVRDLAAAVLGAPRDAVAETKALLRGVAGRSYDEQRAAERAAQGRRLRELAGLGE, from the coding sequence ATGGCTTCGCCCGACCAGGACCTCGCTCCTGTACTCGACAAGGACGGCGTACGGCTCACCGTCGACGACGCGCTCGCGACGGTGACGCTGACCAATCCGGCCAAGCGCAACGCGCAGAGCCCCGCTTTGTGGCGGGCGCTGGCCGAGGCGGGCCGGCTGCTGCCGGGCACCGTCCGTGTCGTGGTGCTGCGCGGCGAGGGCCGTTCCTTCTCCGCCGGGCTGGACCGTCAGATGTTCACCCCGGAGGGGATCGAGGGCGAGCCGTCCTTCATCGATCTCGCGCGCCGTGACGACGCCGGGCTCGACGCGACCATCGCCGAATTCCAAGAGGCGTTCACCTGGTGGCGGCGCAACGACATCGTGTCTATCGCCGCCGTCCAGGGGCACGCCATCGGGGCCGGCTTCCAGCTCGCGCTGGCGTGCGATCTGCGGGTCGTCGCCGATGACGTGCAGTTCGCCATGCGCGAGACCAGCCTGGGCCTCGTCCCCGACCTGACCGGCACGCATCCGCTGGTCGGGCTGGTCGGGTATGCCCGCGCGCTGGAGATCTGCGTGACCGGGCGGTTCGTGCAGGCGGAGGAGGCGGTGGCGTCCGGGCTGGCGAACCTCGCGGTGCCGGCGGGGGAGCTGGAGGGGGCGGTGCGGGATCTTGCGGCGGCGGTGCTTGGCGCTCCGCGGGACGCTGTCGCTGAGACCAAGGCGTTGTTGCGGGGGGTTGCCGGCCGTTCCTACGACGAGCAGCGGGCTGCTGAGCGGGCTGCTCAGGGGCGGCGGTTGCGGGAGCTGGCCGGGCTCGGCGAATGA
- a CDS encoding DUF6286 domain-containing protein yields MSEPPGPGTDVPGPTDLEKAPGTPEPALRGSGRFWSARRVPAGIVALAVLVVAGVFLYDIAAVRAHRPAMRWRRALARQLAERPLDDTWVLVGAGVAAALGLWLVGLAVTPGLRDLLPMRRPHPDVRAALRRDAAALVLRDRALEVPGVRAVRVRMGRGKADVRAVSHFRDLDDVHADLDTSLADAARALGLDRPPALSVRVARPGRKG; encoded by the coding sequence ATGAGCGAGCCCCCCGGACCCGGGACGGACGTTCCCGGGCCCACCGACCTGGAGAAGGCGCCCGGCACCCCGGAACCGGCGCTGCGCGGCAGCGGCCGGTTCTGGTCGGCGCGGCGGGTGCCCGCCGGGATCGTCGCCCTGGCCGTCCTGGTCGTGGCCGGTGTCTTCCTGTACGACATCGCCGCCGTGCGCGCCCACCGGCCGGCGATGCGCTGGCGCCGCGCCCTCGCCCGGCAGCTCGCCGAGCGGCCCCTGGACGACACCTGGGTGCTGGTCGGCGCCGGTGTCGCCGCCGCGCTCGGCCTGTGGCTGGTCGGCCTCGCGGTGACTCCGGGACTGCGGGACCTGCTGCCGATGCGCCGCCCGCACCCCGACGTCCGGGCCGCCCTCCGGCGCGACGCGGCCGCCCTGGTGCTGCGCGACCGGGCCCTGGAGGTCCCCGGCGTCCGCGCCGTGCGGGTCCGGATGGGGCGCGGGAAGGCCGACGTGCGGGCCGTCTCGCACTTCCGCGACCTGGACGACGTACACGCCGATCTGGACACCTCGCTCGCCGACGCCGCACGGGCCCTCGGCCTGGACCGGCCACCGGCGCTGTCCGTGCGCGTCGCACGGCCCGGACGGAAGGGGTGA